Part of the Chitinivibrionales bacterium genome, TCGCTTCCCTTTTTAACCTTCTCCGGACTGATTACCACATTCCGGGTTGAGAGCCGGAGGGTCCCTCCCTGCGTCATTGCATCCCGGGCATTGACTGCAAGATTCATCAGAATCTGCTCGAGCTGCACCGGATCTGCTTTTATCGGCATGAGGTCGGGAATCAACTTTGTTTCAACCCGAATATCATCGCTGAGAAGGCGGCCGAGCATATTCTCCATCGATCTGAGCAATTCATTGAGATCGAGCTGCTGAGGATTAACCACCTGCTTGCGGCTGAATGCAAGAAGCTGGTAGATAAGCGTTGCCGCGCGATTGCCCGCCTTTTTTATCTCCTCAACTTCATCCTGGAGGGTTTTATCCGGTCCGATATTCTTCGCCAGCAATTCTGAATACCCCATAATTGCCGTTAAGATATTATTAAAATCATGGGCGATACCTCCCGCCAGTCTTCCAACAGCTTCCATTTTCTGGGAGTGAAAAAACTGATCTTCAAGGTTTTTCCGCAAAAGAGCATTGGCGATTATCTGAGATATAATTCGATATACCGCAATATCATCTTCATGCCAATGGCTGCTGCTTCCTGCATTATCGCACCCGATAAACCCCGCAAGCTCCTGTTGGATGAAAAGGGGTAAAAGCAGAATCGATTTGAGTTTGGGTTTTTTAATTTTTTTCAGTTCTGCCTGGGAAATATCCGGAATGGCTGCAATATCGGTAAAGAAGAGACACTCGCCCCGCTTAAGTTGCCTTACGGCAAAGGAAAGAATATCGACTATGGAATAAAAATCTTCTTTTTGTGGGGCTCCCTGCCCATCAGCATATTCCTCGAAATACTTTTCGATTGTGCCCGAATTCGAACCGAGCAAAACAAGGTAGGTTCGATTGGCATTGCTGAGATTTGCTATATCCTGGAGGGTGGCCCTGACTGCAATATCGAGGTCGGTGGATGCGCCGATGAAGCGTGAAGAGACGGTTGATACGGCTTTTTCCAACTGGAGCCTGGTGCTCATTGCCTGCTCCACTTTCCTTTTTTCTTCAAGCTCGCGCTTGAGAAGCGTATTTGTATGAGCAAGCTCCCGGCCCATTTCACGGTCCCGTTTTGAGAGCCTGGTTATCTGCCTGTTATAGAGCCATAGAACAATCCCGATCCCACTGAGCCCTACAATAATTACGGTGGATTCGGGGACAAGAGAGGCTTTTGCAAAACTGACTTGCGGCACTGTTCCCATAGTGCGGGCAAGGGTAACAAGAAGATAGGTGCCGATACTCACAAGACCGAAAAAGAGTGCGGCAAGCGTATCGATAAGGATACCCGCCAAAATAGCAACCATCGCATACCCGACCAGCATTGAATGACTAATCCCAAAGTAACAATTACCGCCGTACATGGCAAGATACAAAGATAGAACGATAAGATACGAAGCGGTGGATATTTTATTTCGAAAGCAGAATAAAAAAGAAATAGCGCAGAGGAGTTGAACACCGATCCCGATTAAACCGGCCATCAGGGGAACTTTACCCATCAGCCACAGAATCGTGATAAAAAGACCATAGGTAAAACCGGAACCGATAAGCAGCCATGCTACCGGACGGACTACGGCATAACGGTGTTCTGTGTCTGGTGACTCGATAAATTTTTGAAATAAGGGCTGTTCGGACATCAATTATATAATAACACTACCCGATCTTCTTATCAAGAATAATGGAACGATATCTTTCATCTCAAATTTCGGTCGTTGCTGCAATAATTTGCTCAATTGTTGTTTCACCTCTGAGTGCAAGCTCAATTCCTGCCTGGCGAAGCGTTTTCATTCCTTCTTTTTCAGCCTGTTGCTGAATTTCCATTGTCGGTGTATTCCGTAAGATCAGGGTACGAAGGTTTTTCGAAATGCTGATCATTTCAAATATTCCGGTTCGTCCCATATAGCCGGTACCGTTGCAATTAACACACCCCTCTCCCTTGAAAAATGTGAGATTCGCGCTTTTTGCAAGGTTCAGCTGTTCAAGCAGCTCGGCGGAGGGTTTAATTTCAATTCTGCATTTTGTGCATATTCGCCGCACCAGACGTTGCGCCACGATGAGATT contains:
- a CDS encoding response regulator, with the translated sequence MSEQPLFQKFIESPDTEHRYAVVRPVAWLLIGSGFTYGLFITILWLMGKVPLMAGLIGIGVQLLCAISFLFCFRNKISTASYLIVLSLYLAMYGGNCYFGISHSMLVGYAMVAILAGILIDTLAALFFGLVSIGTYLLVTLARTMGTVPQVSFAKASLVPESTVIIVGLSGIGIVLWLYNRQITRLSKRDREMGRELAHTNTLLKRELEEKRKVEQAMSTRLQLEKAVSTVSSRFIGASTDLDIAVRATLQDIANLSNANRTYLVLLGSNSGTIEKYFEEYADGQGAPQKEDFYSIVDILSFAVRQLKRGECLFFTDIAAIPDISQAELKKIKKPKLKSILLLPLFIQQELAGFIGCDNAGSSSHWHEDDIAVYRIISQIIANALLRKNLEDQFFHSQKMEAVGRLAGGIAHDFNNILTAIMGYSELLAKNIGPDKTLQDEVEEIKKAGNRAATLIYQLLAFSRKQVVNPQQLDLNELLRSMENMLGRLLSDDIRVETKLIPDLMPIKADPVQLEQILMNLAVNARDAMTQGGTLRLSTRNVVISPEKVKKGSDITPGDYVLLSISDTGVGMSDYVKSHLFEPFFTTKKVGKGTGLGLATVYGIVKQHNGHIIVESKPDHGTMFRIYLPQHRREVNHKEIAAEKMENLSGDETILIVEDNEPVKNLICSSFTKLNYKILSASTPKEAIEVCNTFDGSPDLIITDVVMPGMSGHELVQAIAGKYPEMKVLFISGYTSSDTVAIQRGVMTPGTYFLQKPFTPDVLLKKVRGILDK